CTGTTGCGAGCTTCGTTTGGCACGGTCGGCGCGAACGTCCCGGCCATGCTGCGTGCGATTGTGGCTTGCGGCTGGTTTGGCATTCAAACCTGGCTGGGCGCAGGCGCAATCGATGTCCTCTTCGGCATGATCTTGCCTGGCTGGAAGTCGCTGGCGACGTCGATTGGCGGTGTGGAACTCCACACCTGGCTGGCGTTCTTTCTCTTCTGGGGAGTGCAGGTTTATTTCATCGTGGTGGGACTCGAAGGAATCAAGCATCTGGAAAGTTGGGGCTCACCACTGTTGCTGCTGGGTGGACTAATGCTTCTCGGCTGGTGTGTGAACAAAGCGGGTGGAATGGGACCGGTCTTAGAAGGGTCGGTCGACCTGCAAAAAGTGAAAAACAACTTCTGGTCCATCTTTCCCGCCTTCCTCACCGGGGCGGTTGGCTATTGGGCGACACTTTCGACCAACATCCCCGACTTCACGCGTTACGCCAGGTCACAGCGCTCACAAATGCTGGGGCAGGCTCTGGGACTCCCCACCACCATGACGTTGTTTGCCTTCATCGGCGTGGCCGTTACCAGCGCCACGCTAAGGATCTATGGCGAGCCGATTTCCGATCCGATCAAGCTGATGGCCCGCTTCGACAATGTCTACGTCGTGCTGTTTGCCACGGTCGTGGTGTTCGTCGCGCAACTCACAACCAACATGGCGGCCAATGTTGTCTCACCCAGCAATGACTTCTCGAACCTCAATCCCAAATTGATTAGCTACGTCACCGGCGGGTTAATCACCGCGGTCATTGGCATTGTGATGATGCCTTGGAAGATCATGCAATCGGCCGGCGACTATGTGTTCATCTGGCTGGTGGGTTATTCTGGATTAATGGGTGCCATCGGTGGAATCATGATCTGCGATTACTGGGTGCTGCGGCGACAACAGTTGGATTTGCGACAACTGTTCGAACCGGCCGGCAAATATTCGTACACAGGCGGAGTCAACTGGCGGGCGATGGCCGCACTCGCGATCGGCATTGCACCTTGCGTGCCTGGTTTTCTCGATGCCGCCTCGGGCAGTCGCATCGCCGCGCCTGAGTTTTTTAAAGTGCTGTACACCTACGCGTGGTTCGTCACGTTTGCGATTGGCTTCGTTTTGTACTGGCTGCTGATGTTGGGGCACCCCACCTTGCGGCCTGCTATTGAGGAAAGGTGATGCGCTCGACGCGCGTCAATCGATCATGCCCACACTCGCTACCACTGTTGACGGCCTGAAACTTCCCAATCCGTTTGTTATCGGTTCTGGTCCACCGGGCACCAATGCGAATGTCATCGGCAAAGCGCTCGACGAAGGTTGGGGTGCCGTCATCGCCAAGACGATCTCCCTCGAATCCACCAAGGTCGTCAATGTTCAGCCACGTTACGCCCGGCTGCGGTCAGCCAGTAGCGAAATCATCGGCTGGCAGAACATCGAGTTGATATCCGATCGACCCTTCGACGTCTGGCTCGACGAATTCAAGCGACTGAAAGACAAATATCCCGACGGCGTGGTGATCGCCTCCATCATGGAGGAATACAACAAAGACCGTTGGTGCGAAATTGTCGAACGGACCCAAGCTACCGGCGTGGCGGGCTTCGAACTTAACTTCTCCTGTCCACACGGTCTGCCCGAACGAAAGATGGGCTCGGCGATGGGGCAGGACTGCGCACTGATGGAAGAAGTCTGCCGCTGGGTAATGAGTGTGGCGAAGATTCCCGTCTGGGCGAAACTCACGCCGAACATCACCCACATCGATGAAACGGCCATCGCAGCGCTGAAAGGTGGTTGCCACGGGGTGAGCGCAATTAACACCATTCTTTCGGTCACCAGCGTCGATCTCGAAACGCTTCGCCCCGAACCAACCGTCGAGGGGTACAGCACGCCGGGGGGCTATAGTTGTATCGCCGTCAAACCAATCGCCTTACGCATGGTGAAGGAATGCGCCGAAGCAATCCGCCACCAATTTCCCGGTCGCAGCTTGAGCGGCATCGGCGGCATTGAGACGGGTGCCGACGCTGCCCAGTTTATTCTGCTGGGGGCCGATACGGTGCAGGTTTGCACGGGGGTCATGAAGGTGGGCTACGACTGCGTGGCGAAAATGAAAGACGATCTGCTCGCCTTCATGGCGCGTCACAAGTTCGAAACCATCAGCGACTTCAAGGGACACAGTCTGCAATATTTCACTACGCACTCCGACCTGGTCAAGCGACAAGCCGAAGCCCGTGCGGCCGCCAAAGCGGCTAAAGCCAGCGGAGTGGTTACCAAAGACACCGAGTGGCAAGGCGATGCCTTCGTCCGCCAAAGCGATGCCCTGGCGCGCAATTAAGACCCTAGTCTTACCGCCCATCAGATCTTTTGAATCTTATGATTTCGCTCCTTGACGCATCCGCTGGACCACGAGGAGTTGCAAGAGGCAGATTCTTCACCACCGCATTTTGGTATAAATGCCGTCCAAAGGAGACCTGCATATGGATACTGGTAAACGTTGCGCGGCGGAGTTCATTGGTACGTTCTGGCTCGTATTCGGAGGCTGTGGCAGCGCTGTCTTGTCGGCTGCCTTCCCTGAGGTTGGCATCGGACTGCTGGGTGTGGCCTTCGCGTTCGGGTTAACGGTCCTCACCATGGCCTATGCCATTGGTCATGTCTCGGGCTGTCATCTCAATCCCGCGGTTTCGGTTGGGCTGGTGACGGGCGGTCGCTTTCCAATTGCGGACCTCGCCCCCTACATCATCGCTCAGGTTCTGGGCGGCATTGCCGGCGCCGGCGTGCTCTATGTGATTGCTTCGGGCAAAGCGGGCTTCAGTCTGGCGGGGGGCTTCGCCTCGAATGGCTACGCCGAGCATTCGCCGGGTGGCTATTCAATGGTCGCGGCCCTGGTCGCCGAGTTCGTCCTCACCTTTATGTTTCTATTCATCATTCTGGGATCGACCGACAAGCGAGCCCCGAGTGGTTTCGCTCCCATCGCGATTGGCCTTGGTTTGACCCTCATTCACTTGATTGGCATTCCGGTCACAAACCTCTCGGTGAATCCTGCTCGTTCCACAGGACCGGCTGTGTTCGTTGGCGGTTGGGCTCTCGCGCAGCTTTGGCTGTTCTGGGTTGCCCCCATCGCGGGTGCTGCTGTCGCCGGCATTGTCTACCGCGCAGTTTTCGCGGCCAAACCGGTGGAACCAGCCAAGACAAAATGATTCTCAGACAAGATGCCAGTCCCTCATGGAATGCAACATTCGCCTCTTCAGGCCCGACGATGTCGATGTTCTGCGTCAGTTGACGGTGGAGGCGTTCGCTGGTGTTTCACTGGAACAGAACATCGAAGATGCGCTCGGGCTGCTAAATGGCCACGACTGGAAATGGCGCAAGGCACGCCACGTCGATGAAGATGTGAAGGCGAATGCAGCCGGGATCTTCGTGGCGGAAACGCTGACCGGTGTCGTGGGCTACATTTCGACAGTGGTCGATCGGGCTGCTGGCAAAGGGCGGATTCCAAATCTCGTAGTGGCCGCCGAGCTGCGCGGCCAAGGCTTGGGCCGTCAGCTGATCGAACATGCCTTGGATTACTTTCGCGAAGAAGGGCTGGAGTACGCCACGATCGAGACGATGGCCCAGAACGAAATTGGCAACCATCTGTATCGTGCTTGTGGATTTGCGGAAGTCGCGCGGCAGGTCCATTTCGCCCGCCGACTTTGAACGTGAACGGAGTCTTATTTCGTCAGCATTACTTCGCCATTGGCTTTAGCCACAAACGCTGCTTCGTAACTTCAGTCACCTTCGCACGCGAATAGACGAGCGGAAAATACTCGCCGCGCGACCACGGTTCTGCCAGGTCGTTGTAGTGAGCGCTTCCCGGTTGCCCCGATTGTCCCGGCGCACTTGTCGCCAATCCGCGATCCCAATCTGCCAGGTCGAACAGCTGCCGATAACTGGCTCCGTGAATCTGTTGGAAGTGATCGTCGTAACGCGTGTTATTGGGAGTATTCCCTTCGCCGGGCCGCTCGAAAGGACCGACGTTGAGCGCCCGCGCATTCACAACTCCCAGTGAGGCCAGCGGATGGCGAAAAGTAACCTGGTGCAGCGCACCCCAGCGTGCTTGCTGCGCGGTTGGCAGTTGCTTCCATTTTGCTACCGCGCGCTGAAACGACTCGCGCACAATTGCATCCCGCTGTTCCTTTGCGTCTGCTCCCAGCCAACGAGAATCGCACTGTTCGAGCGCGGCAATCACGGTCTCGATTCCGGCGAGCGAGTTCAGCAGCTTGACGTGTTCTGGGGGAACATGCCGCTGGAACAGCGCGGCCTGCAATTCCTTTTGCCACAGCGCATAGAGCGCGCCAGCGGGGGAATCCACCGAAAGGTGCCCGTCCCAGTCAGTCAGCAAGCGGGCCACTTCCGCCTCTTCGGCATTGGCACCAACGTCGCGCAGCAGTTTCGCGAGCGCTTGGGCTGGTAACGACACACTGTCTTGTTGCAAGCTGCGAAACTCGCCAAGTTCCCATTGGTCCTTCGAAGTCAGCCGGTTGTGCAGTCGCTGGAAGCGATAGCGAGGTGTGAACTCATAGCCGACAACGTGTGGATAATCGGCGGGCACGATATTGTGGTTGGCGGTCAGCAGGGCCCCTTCAGGCGGATTGAACCGCCGTGGATGCTCAGCCGGCGGCAGGAAACCCGACCAATCGAATTCGGCCTTGCCCGGCACTGGCAGCAAACCCGAATGAGCATGTCCTTTCGCGCCGCGTAGCGGATAGTGAGCCGCCGCGACCCAGCCGATGTTGCCATCGACATCGGCATAAACGAAATTCAACCCCGGCACATGCCAGGCTCCCAGCGCGCGGCGAAACTGTTCCTGATTCTGCGCTCGCGCGACGCCCAATGACGCCAGGTACGCAGCGCCACCCGGTTCACTGCCGCTCCACTGCAGGGCATAAGCACGATTCCGCTCGCGATCGATGTGCAGAATCGGACCATGCCGCGAATGCTTGATGCTGACCTTCGTCGGGTTCGGCATTCCTTTGACGACAATCTGTTCCTCGTAAGTGGCGAACGTTTGAAATCCATCAAGCGCTGCATATTGATCCGCATTGGCGGGATTCAATTCCTCCACGACGATGTCGGCCGTATCGGCCCCGATGATAGTAAATCCCCAGGCAATCCGTTCGTTGTGTCCGATTGCTACTCCCGGCAAACCTGGCTCACCCGCGCCAATCACATTCCAGCCCGGCGCATGCAGATGGACGACGTAACGAAGCGAGGGCAGAGCAATCGCGCGGTGCGGATCAGACGCCAGCAGCGGCTTGCCCGAGCGAGAGCGAGCGCCGGAGACAACCCAGTTGTTGCTTTCGCTCTTGGCTGGCGTAAACGACAGCGACTTCGTGAGCGCTTCGTAACCGTGCAGAAGCTTTTCAGGAAACGCTTTGGCATCTGCTGGCGAAAGATGAAGTTGATAGTTAGTGGCGGGATCAACAGGCGCTAGCCAACGAGCTTTTTCGTCGCCAACCAGTTGAATCAATTTGAGCCGCTGAACTTCGTTGCGAAAATTCTGCGACATGTAGATGCCCGACGAACGGCCGAGAATATCTGCCGGTTGCCACTTCTTGGGGCGATAGCCCAACTGGCGAAATTCGACGGGGAGTCGATCGCCGCACTGATCGATATAGGCATTGATGCCCCGCGTGAACGCCGTGGCAATGGCCTGGGTATCGGGCGAATAGCTCAGCCATTCGCGTTCCATATCGCCCCGATAGCGAATGAGCCGGGCAAATTTGTCGGCCTCGATGGCACTCGGCCCCATGACTTCGGCCAGTTCACCGACCCCTTGCCGCCGCCACAGATCGATTTGAAACAAGCGGTCTTGCGCCACGACATAGCCTTGCGCAAAGAACAGATCGTGCGAGTTTTTGGCATAGATATGCGGAACGCCCCACTGGTCGCGAGCGATCTCGACGGGCTGCTCCAGTCCCGCGAGGGTCATCTCTCCCTGCGTTTGCGAGAGCACCTCTCGTTGGGCCACGGCCGCGAATTCTGAGAGCGTGGTTAAGAGCCGCGCGGGATCGTCGGCCGAAAGTGAATCGGGCCGATGTGCCAGCAGTGCCGTCACTTCTTCTGTCTGGCCAGTGGTTCCATTCAAATGCAACTGCGCCTTCGCCTTCCGGACTCGCGCGACGAGTGTTTCATCTGTCAACCAGCGGGGCCACAGGCGAATCATCTCGACTCCGGCTTGTGCATAGGCCTCGATTTCGTCGGGCTTGGCGATCAATCCCAGCTGACGCGCTTTCGGCAACAGCTTGCGGAACTGCTGAGCCTGTTCGACGCTGCGCACACCGACGATGATGCGAGCTTCTTCGCCATGACTGCGAATTGCCGCTGCCACAAGTTCTGCGTACTCATCGCCCGACTCTTTCAGATCGAGCAGCACGTCAATCTGACCACGGCAAACGACGAGCGCCTCTTCGAGCGTGGGAATGCGTTCCCCTTTGAATTCGACAGCAAACCAGGAACCGGCATCGAGTGCCTTTAATTCCGCAAGGGTCTTCACGCTAATCAGCCCCTTGGAATTGGTCGTGCGTTCCAACTGCGCATCGTGCCGCAGAACCAGGCGTTTGTCCTTAGAAAGTCGCACATCGACTTCCACTGCGGTTGCCCCGACCTCAATCGCCCGCCGCGTGCTGGCGAGCGTATTCTCTGGGCGGTCGCTACTCGAACCACGATGGGCGACCAGTTGCTTCACCGCCAGAGCGGCGGCCACTTCGGCCGGCAGTGTTTGCTGTGCGGCAAGGGGCGCAACTAGAGCCACTACCAGCAGAGACGCGAATAGAGGGCGAACCATTGCAGCCATGAAGCTCACTCCGCAAAGCAGTCGAACTTGTTTGAAAGCGCTCCGATTGTAACTGCTTCGCGCGGCAGCGTGACTGTTGGGCACATCGGTGCCAGGCAACTGGTGCTGGAATCCGTCATCCACCACCGCGCTAAACGTTCGCCTGGACGGGTGATAATCTTTGACACGGAGCGTTTTGGTGCAGACAATTGTCTGGTCAACGAAAAGTGTTATGGACGGCATAGGTCGAACGGGGTGTTTTCGACCCGGTTGCTGCGATTTCGAACAACGGAGCTCGAGCGTGACTGATTTTCAATTGAACCGGCGGCAAGCACTTCTTATGGGTGGCTTGGGCGCGCTGAGCCTCGGCATGCCAGGAGCGGTGATTGGCAGCGACAAGCTCGATGCGCAAGGCAACGCAGTTGCCTCGGAAAAGTCGTGCATCTTCATCCTGCTGTGCGGCGGCCCGAGCCAGGTCGATACCTGGGATATGAAACCCGACGCACCTGCTTCGATCCGCGGCCCGTATCGCCCGATCGCCACCAAGGTGCCGGGCATGCGCATCAACGAGATGCATACGGAACTGGCAAAGCAGACCGACCAGTTCACGCTCATCAATTCGATGACGCACCCGGGCTCGATCAGCAATCACTTCGACGCGATGCACAACCTGCTCAGCGGCCAGTCGGCAAAGCGAGTGCAGCAGGGCATGCCAGACGACCAGCCTTATCTCGGGTCGTTTGTTGCGAAGCACCGGCCCAGCGAACGCAACCTGGTCTCCAACGCGTGGCTAATCAAGTGCGTTGGGCCCCCCGTCTTTTGCGCGCCAAACATTGGCATCGGCGGTTATCTCGGCTCGGCGTATGCGCCCGTGTTTGTGGGATCGGCCGAGAATCACCCTGCAATGGCAACTTTTAAGTCGCCAGAAATCTACGACTTCGGTAATGCTGATGACCTCAACCGCCGCAAGAATCTGTTGGCGAACCTCGAGTCCCACAAACTCGACCGCGATGCCCAAGGCAAGGATTGGTCGGATCTGCGCGTCAAAGCCTATGAAGCGATGACGCGGCCCGAAGGACGGCAGGCCTTCGACATGAGCCGCGAACCCACCAAAGTCCGCGAAGGCTATGGTATGCATCCGCTAGGTCAAAACCTGCTGCTCGCGCGACGGATGGTTGAGTCCGGCGTGCGGTTCGTGACGGTCAATGGCTGGGCGGGCCAGGCGACGCACGACAAACAGGGACCACCCAGCAGTAGTTGGGATATGCACGGCGGCAACATGGGCATGGGGAACGCCTTCGGCGACGGCTCGTACGGCATGGGCTTTTGCCTGCCGCGGCTCGATCAGGCCCTCGCCGCGCTCCTCGCAGATCTGAAGGATCGCGGCATGCTGAAGAATACGCTTGTGGTATGCATGGGCGAATTCGGCCGCACTCCCAATATCCTCACGCAAGTGCCCCCCGGCCGTCAGCACTGGCCCAGCTGTTTTTCCGCCATCATGGCGGGCTGTGGCATTCGTGGCGGGGCCGTCTATGGAAAGTCTGACAAGCACGCTGCTTATGTCGAAAGCAACCCCGTGCGTCCCGAGGAAATGGCTGCCACCATCTATCACGCCCTCGATATTCCCCTCAACCCGCCGCAAAACAATAGCGGCATCTCGCGCCCCATCACCACCGGCAAACCGCTGCTGGAACTGTTCGGCTAGCACTCTTTGCTTTCGGTCAATGGAATTTGACCAACACGTGCGGACGAGATTCGGTGCGCTCGCGCGCAGCGCGCAACCCATTTTGCCAGCGCGTTTCACTCGCAACTCTGCCTGGGTGTAGCGTTGGCACTCGGTGCCATTCGGCTAGAATTCACCTTATCGATCAGTCACCGACGGCTAAACCGCCGCCGCGGGTTCGGTGCTCGTCATGAATGCGTAGGCTCTGTTCCCTTCCATCTAGTCTTTAAAGCGATGTCTCTTGCGAGGAATCGATCATGGCTTTTACTTACAATCGTCTCGACAAGAACGACGTAGCCGTCTTGTTGGTGGATCATCAGTCCGGGCTAACCAATCTCGTTCAGGACTTTTCGCCCGATGACTTCAAAAACAATGTTCTCGCGCTGGCCGATTGCGCCAACTATTTCAAGCTGCCAACAATTCTGACCACCAGTTTCGAGGATGGCCCTAATGGCCCACTCGTGCCAGAGCTAAAAGCGCTCTTTCCCACTGCGCCGTATATCGCGCGACCCGGCAACATCAACGCTTGGGACAACGAGGACTTTGTGAAGGCGGTGAAAGCGACCGGCAAAAAGCAGTTGCTGATCGCCGGCATTGTGACGGAAGTTTGCGTGGCGTTCCCCGCCCTCTCAGCGCGTGAAGAAGGGTACGAGGTCTTTGTCGCGACCGACGCCTCGGGCACATTCAACAAGACCACGCGCGACGCAGCCTGGGCCCGCATGTCGGCAGCTGGCTGCCAGTTGATGAGTTGGTTCGGCATTGCCTGCGAACTGCACCGCGACTGGCGCAACGACATCGAGGGTTTGGGCACCCTCTTCTCGAATCATCTGCCGTCCTACCGCTGCCTTATCACCAGCTATATGGCCGGCATGGCTGCGAAAAAATAAGCTGCAACCTGGCGACGCCGCTGGTCCCTGGAAGCATGTCACTCGATATCTCCGACCCCATGATGTTCGTGCCACATAATGGCGTTGGCTAGCAGCAACAGGAGTGTCAAAATAGCAAGTTAAGTGATCGGTCGCTGCGTTCTTGGGAAATGCTTCGCAGGACCAGCTACTGTCCCGACGTGGGAACATATTCGGCGGCAACGCCACCAGAGAAAGAGCAATGGGAAGAAATTTCGAAAATCGTAAGGCTTCGATCTTCAAGACGGCAGGTCAGAAATCGAAGCTCTATTCCAAATACGGCAAGCAGTTGTATGTCGTGGCCAAGAATGGCGTTCCGGATCCCGAAAAGAATCCGGCGCTGCGGGCCTTTATCGAGAAGGCCAAAAAGGATCAGATTCCCGCACACGTTATCGATAAGGCCATCGAGAAAGCCAAAGGAGTTGGCGGCGAAGACTTCGTCTCCGCGCGCTACGAAGGTTTCGGCCCCGGCAATTCGATGGTGATTGTCGATTGCTTGACGGACAACAACAACCGCACAATTACCGACGTCCGCAACTGCTTTACAAAGACCGGTTCACGATTGGGAGCTGCGGGGTCCGTCACCCGCTCGTTTGACCATCTGGCGATTTTGTCCTTCAAGGGTGACAAAGAAGAGCAAGTGCTCGAAGCGATGATTAGCGCCGACGTCAATATCGAAGAAATCGAGAGCACGAACGGCACCCTGACGATCTACGCACCAGCTGGCGAATTCTTCAAGGCCAAGACCGCTCTCTTGCAGGCGTTTCCTGAGACGAAATTCGAAGCCCAAGAGATCACATTCCTGCCGCAAGCCAGCAAGGCCCTTAGTCCCGAAGATTTACCCATGTTCGAAAAGTTTCTCGATATGCTGAACGACTGCGACGACGTGCAGGACGTCTATCACAACGTCGAGTTGCCAGGTTAACGCGCGCGTCCTCGTTCGATAGCCGAGTGAGTCCGCACCTTAGGACGGAAGTGCGTTGCACGTTCGGATTAAGCCCATCAACATTCGTGCCCATTCTTCATGCGCCGATCCCTTGCGGAGCACGAACCTCACCAGTCCGCGCCCGAAGTACTCGCTCATCGATCGCTCATGAAAAAATGCGTTGCGTCGGCGCGGTGGTAAGCCATAAATAAGTGCGATCCCGAGGTTCAGTTTCACGTAGGTGCGCACCGTAGCTGCCAGGAAGGGCTCAACCCGTGGGGCTGGCCCATCAAACACTCGGTTCCGATCGAGGTTCGCCGCCAAAGCTGGTTGATCGGACAGTGAGTGGCGCGACGACACCAAAGGATAATGTCGTAAGTCGGCGGGGCGCACGCTTCGCTTCTTCGCGAGAGGATGCCCCTTAGGAGTCACCAACAAGGTTTCGAGTTCGTAAGCGGGCTCGATCGAAAGTCCCGGTGGCGGCCGACCGGGTACGCCCTCCGATGTCAAACCAAGATCCGCAGCACCCGATTCGACAGCCTGGATGACCAAGTCATCGTGCAATTCGAGAAATGCCACCCGTACCTGCGGCGCGCTCTTGAGCAGCGCGAGAATTGCGTCGGGCAAATCTTCTTGAATAACTCGTGGCGGGCCGGCGATCGTCAACCGGACTTCGGCGGTCGATTGCGCGAGTTCAAAGCGCTTTCTCAGCCCGTTTGTGGCGGTAATGATTGGCATCGCAAACTCAGCCAGCAGTTGCCCCTCGGCGGTGAGCCGGCAACCGCGCCGGTGCGGTTCAATTAGCTGAACGCCAAAGTCGCGCTGCAATGCGAGCACCTGCTCGCGAACCGTCGGATGTGTGAGGCCCAGTGTCTTCGCCGCCGCTGCCAGGCTTCCCAGGCGGGCTGTTTCGCAGAAGCTCCGCAATTGCTGCAGCGTGAGCTCTTTGTAAGCAGGACTTTTCGCAGCTTGCCGCGGCATGGCCGAATTTCCTGGTAACGGTTAAGCCTTTATCACATGAAGATAAAACATCAATCAGCTTACACTTGAATAATGCGGACCTCTACCGCAAACTGGACTCATGTTCCAGGATCCACTGTGTTGCCGAACTGCTCAAGACGAGCCAAATTGCAGTGGAATATTGTTTTTTCAGCCAAAGATGCTTTGCCCAAGCGCACTCTGCTGTTGGCTATCTGGCCTGATACTGTTCATCGTGACAGCCACCGGCATTGCTGACGAACTCAGCCAAAAGGATGTGGCCTTTTTCGAGAGCAAGATTCGGCCAATCTTGGCCAAGCACTGCTATGAATGTCACTCGGCAGGAGCGAAGCAGGTGCATGGTGGCTTGCGACTCGATTCGCGCCACACCCTTCTGCAGGGTGGCGATTCCGGCGCGATTGTAGTAGCTGGCCAACCGGAGAAGAGTCTACTCATCGAGTCGATCGGCTACTCCGGCGATATTCAAATGCCACCGGCGGGCAAACTACCCGCCGCAGAGATTGCCCTGCTCACCGGTTGGGTTCGTAGCGGTGCCATACTTCCCGAAGATCGTTCGACTTCTGACTCAAAAAAGAGTATCGATTTTGTTGCTGGGCGGACCTTCTGGTCGTTTGTACCGCCGCAAGCTGTGCCCCAACCGGCAGTTCGCGGAGCAGAGTGGCTGCGGCAACCAATCGATTCCTTTGTGCTCACCGCGCTAGAAACGCAGAATCTCACCCCAACCGAGCGAGCGGATCGCCGCACCCTCATTCGCCGTGCCACATACGATCTCACCGGCCTGCCACCCAGTGCGGAGGAAGTCGCGCAGTTTGTGGCCGACCAACAGCCTGATGCGTATGAACAACTGATCGACCGACTGCTTGCCTCACCTCATTACGGGGAGCGCTGGGGACGATATTGGCTTGACTATGCCCGCTATTCGGACGGCAATGCAACCTCGCTGGAAGTTCGCGGCCAGGCGTGGCTCTATCGCGATTGGGTCGTCGGTGCACTGAGCGCCGATCTCTCTTACGATCAGTTCGTCCTGCAACAGTTCGCTGCCGACCATTTGCCCGAGTGCACTTCGGCCGATCTGGCCGCGTTGGGCTTTCTCGGGATTAGTCCGGAGTATTGGAAGGAACTTCAACTCGCACCGGCCGTAATCGAGACGATTGTGGCCGATGAATGGGAAGAGCGGATCGATGCCATCGGCCGGACGTTTCTCGGACTGTCGATTGCTTGTGCTCGTTGCCACGATCATAAGTTTGATCCCATCAGCACAGAAGATTACTACGCCCTGGCCGGAGTGCTCGCCAGCACGCAATTAACCGAGCGAGTCGTCATTCCCGAGCCTGCAGCGCAAGTCGTTCGCCAGGCAACAGAAAAGGTGAAGTCACTGCGCGCGGAGTTGGCGAAGCTCACAGCCATCCAAGCGAAATCGCCGGACGACAAGGCAAAAATCGCAGACCTTCAATCACAAATCGCTTCAATCGAAAGCACCACTCCGCACTATCACTCGTCCACCGCTCACGGCCTGATTGATGCGGCGCTCCATGTTCTACCAGCTGGTAAGAACCACACGAAGATAGAATACAAGCCCGGCGAGACGCTCGACCTGTCCGTGCATATACGCGGTAACCCCACGCGGCGGGGAGCGCAGGTGCCACGGCGGTTTCTCACCGTTTTCTCGGCAGACAAGCCAGCATCATTTCAGCAGGGGAGCGGCCGACTCGAACTTGCTAAGGCGATCTTGAACGAGGGAGCACCCCTTTCGGCACGTGTCATTGTGAATCGAGTCTGGAAGAATCACTTTGGCCGCGGGCTTGTCGAAACCCTGAGCGATTTTGGTACGCAAGGCGCACGACCGTCTCATCCCGAACTGCTCGACGACTTGACCCACCGCTTTGTTGAACACGGCTGGTCGCTCAAGTGGCTGCACCGCGAACTAATGCTCTCCGCCACTTATCAACAGGGCAGCACTTATAGCCGCGAGAAAGTCGGTATCGATCCCGATAATCGCTGGCTATGGCGGATGAATCGTCGCCGACTCGATATCGAAGCGTGGCGCGACTCACTACTCGTCGCGAGTGACAATCTCGATCGGCGAGTGGGTGGACCGTCGGTGGTTCTTTCGGCAGCGGCAAATCGCCGCCGAACGCTCTACGCCAAGATTGACCGTGCAGACGTCGATGATGTGCTGCGGCTGTTCGACTTTCCCGATCCGGCGACGCATAGCCCCGACCGCATGCCCACGACTACTCCGTTGCAGCAACTATTCGTCCTTAACAGCACGTTCATGCAGCAGCAAGCGCAAGGTGTGGCCGAGTTGCTGCTGGCGGGCGGAATTGAGTCAAAGGAAGCAATCGTCCTGCGCGCGTACCGCCAGTTGTTTGCCCGTGAGCCGAGTTCGAACGAGCTTCGGTTTGGCGTGGAGTTTCTTGGCGAGCACGCTACGGAAGTGCCGCGGGTGCGTGAGTATGCCCAGGCACTGCTGGGTCTGAATGAGTTC
Above is a window of Anatilimnocola aggregata DNA encoding:
- the preA gene encoding NAD-dependent dihydropyrimidine dehydrogenase subunit PreA, producing the protein MPTLATTVDGLKLPNPFVIGSGPPGTNANVIGKALDEGWGAVIAKTISLESTKVVNVQPRYARLRSASSEIIGWQNIELISDRPFDVWLDEFKRLKDKYPDGVVIASIMEEYNKDRWCEIVERTQATGVAGFELNFSCPHGLPERKMGSAMGQDCALMEEVCRWVMSVAKIPVWAKLTPNITHIDETAIAALKGGCHGVSAINTILSVTSVDLETLRPEPTVEGYSTPGGYSCIAVKPIALRMVKECAEAIRHQFPGRSLSGIGGIETGADAAQFILLGADTVQVCTGVMKVGYDCVAKMKDDLLAFMARHKFETISDFKGHSLQYFTTHSDLVKRQAEARAAAKAAKASGVVTKDTEWQGDAFVRQSDALARN
- a CDS encoding GNAT family N-acetyltransferase; this translates as MECNIRLFRPDDVDVLRQLTVEAFAGVSLEQNIEDALGLLNGHDWKWRKARHVDEDVKANAAGIFVAETLTGVVGYISTVVDRAAGKGRIPNLVVAAELRGQGLGRQLIEHALDYFREEGLEYATIETMAQNEIGNHLYRACGFAEVARQVHFARRL
- the aqpZ gene encoding aquaporin Z; translated protein: MDTGKRCAAEFIGTFWLVFGGCGSAVLSAAFPEVGIGLLGVAFAFGLTVLTMAYAIGHVSGCHLNPAVSVGLVTGGRFPIADLAPYIIAQVLGGIAGAGVLYVIASGKAGFSLAGGFASNGYAEHSPGGYSMVAALVAEFVLTFMFLFIILGSTDKRAPSGFAPIAIGLGLTLIHLIGIPVTNLSVNPARSTGPAVFVGGWALAQLWLFWVAPIAGAAVAGIVYRAVFAAKPVEPAKTK
- a CDS encoding NCS1 family nucleobase:cation symporter-1 — protein: MTKTNTKSSQSSSADFVELHDDMSSSPLWNADLAPTTLAQRTWSTWHIVALWIGMSVVISTYTLAGGMIEAGMTWWQAMVTILLGNTIVLIPMCLNAHAGTKYGVSFPVLLRASFGTVGANVPAMLRAIVACGWFGIQTWLGAGAIDVLFGMILPGWKSLATSIGGVELHTWLAFFLFWGVQVYFIVVGLEGIKHLESWGSPLLLLGGLMLLGWCVNKAGGMGPVLEGSVDLQKVKNNFWSIFPAFLTGAVGYWATLSTNIPDFTRYARSQRSQMLGQALGLPTTMTLFAFIGVAVTSATLRIYGEPISDPIKLMARFDNVYVVLFATVVVFVAQLTTNMAANVVSPSNDFSNLNPKLISYVTGGLITAVIGIVMMPWKIMQSAGDYVFIWLVGYSGLMGAIGGIMICDYWVLRRQQLDLRQLFEPAGKYSYTGGVNWRAMAALAIGIAPCVPGFLDAASGSRIAAPEFFKVLYTYAWFVTFAIGFVLYWLLMLGHPTLRPAIEER